Proteins found in one Coffea eugenioides isolate CCC68of chromosome 5, Ceug_1.0, whole genome shotgun sequence genomic segment:
- the LOC113771023 gene encoding receptor kinase-like protein Xa21, translated as MEKIFNHFLQGLFLLYFVSASSAMTTTNITTDQDALLALRAHITSQDPHQILLKNWSVSSPVCQWVGVTCGSRHHRVTALDLSNMSLSGIIPPRLGNMSFLVSLNLSRNNFHGELPHEFARLRRLRVLDLDVNNLSGEFPEWFGSFHQLRLLSLNNNSFTGFISTSLANVSTLEKLSLSFNYYIHGNIPIEIFNISSLELIFLQGNSLSGSVPDDMCRHLQRLKLIDLSWNKLNGQILSSIYNCSRLQVLHLSANYFTGFIPRGIGTLKALEQLYLSGNSLEGEIPKEMGNLTMLKTFAVSSNSITGAIPQEISKLCNLEQLDLGSNKLTGFIPMQIFNLSQMRVFILSANQLSGNLPSRMGNELPNLERLYLAQNNFGGPIPDSISNCTKLNLIVFTNNNFAGSIPNSFGDLRLLEILSISGNNLMSDYSSSNTQLGWINSLANCKHLRLLGVDDNPLNGFLPNSIGNLSTSLEKMYAYKCNIRGSIPDEIGNLSGLTILSLYSNKLSGMLPITMKNLEKLQGLDLHDNKMSKTSLDYLCVWQNLAVIYLGENQISGSIPECIGNVTSLRYLYLGSNLLNSSLPTTIWNLKDLLVLNLSSNSLRGSLPPEIRNLKAAISIDLSINEISGGIPSSIGDMVNLQNLLLAYNRLEGSIPVSIGTTLSLEWLDLSHNHLTGTIPMSLENLRSLVYFNASYNKLRGEIPSKGPFSNFTGESFISNEALCGAPRFHVPLCPGISGGRLRTKKLRRTISIVFGAFISVAVAMFLGFVYLRCSKKEQAPSEGVLPSAATQERISYYKLLQATDGYNESNLLGTGSFGSVYKGTLDDGRIVAVKVFKIQQEGAFNSFDAECEVLRSLRHRNLTKVISSCSNEDFKALVLEFMPNGSLEKWLSSQNHFLEIKQRLDILIDVACALQYLHYGLSTPVVHCDVKPGNVLLDQDMVAHVSDFGVAKLLGHEDSFTYTKTLATLGYLAPEYGLEGLISTKCDVYSFGIMIMEVFTRKSPSDEMFGENLTLQSWVSDSMPDGLARVVDDNLLRPNHEYFDEKLDCISSIMKVAVNCTKESPRERSNMHDVLADLKKIKTQLLSCSKGGLEYY; from the exons ATGGAGaaaattttcaatcatttcctTCAGGGACTCTTCTTGCTGTATTTTGTTTCAGCTTCCTCAGCCATGACCACAACCAATATTACTACTGATCAAGATGCTCTTCTTGCGTTGAGAGCTCACATCACTTCACAGGACCCTCATCAAATCCTGTTAAAAAACTGGTCTGTTTCTTCCCCTGTATGTCAGTGGGTAGGAGTCACTTGCGGCTCTCGTCACCATCGAGTAACTGCCTTGGATCTTTCCAATATGAGTCTTAGTGGCATCATACCACCACGGCTGGGAAATATGTCATTTCTGGTTTCCCTTAACCTGAGCAGAAATAATTTCCATGGAGAACTGCCGCATGAATTTGCTCGGTTACGCCGGTTGAGAGTGCTTGATTTAGATGTCAACAATCTCAGTGGAGAGTTTCCCGAGTGGTTTGGTTCCTTTCATCAACTTCGACTGTTGTCTCTGAATAACAACAGTTTCACTGGCTTCATCTCAACTTCCTTGGCTAACGTTTCTACGCTAGAAAAGTTAAGTCTGTCATTCAATTACTATATCCACGGAAATATTCCAATAGAGATTTTCAATATTTCCTCGCTGGAGTTGATTTTCCTCCAGGGTAATAGCTTATCTGGTAGCGTTCCAGATGATATGTGTCGCCATCTTCAGAGACTCAAGTTGATTGACCTGTCATGGAacaagttaaatggtcaaataCTATCAAGCATATATAACTGTTCACGACTTCAAGTGCTGCACCTTTCTGCGAATTACTTCACTGGATTCATACCAAGAGGAATTGGCACTTTGAAGGCACTTGAGCAGCTGTATCTAAGCGGGAACAGTTTAGAAG GTGAAATCCCAAAAGAGATGGGTAATTTAACTATGCTGAAAACATTTGCCGTTAGTTCCAACAGCATAACAG GTGCAATACCCCAAGAGATCAGCAAGCTTTGCAATTTGGAACAACTCGACTTGGGGTCAAATAAGTTAACTGGTTTCATTCCGATGCAGATCTTTAATCTGTCACAGATGAGAGTTTTCATTCTTTCAGCAAACCAACTTTCAGGCAATCTTCCGTCAAGGATGGGTAATGAGCTTCCAAATTTAGAGCGGCTTTATCTCGCCCAGAATAACTTTGGGGGACCAATACCTGACTCAATCTCAAATTGTACTAAATTGAACTTAATAGTATTTACTAATAACAACTTCGCAGGTTCTATTCCCAATTCCTTTGGGGATCTAAGACTCCTCGAAATTCTATCTATAAGTGGCAACAATTTAATGAGTGACTACTCTTCATCCAATACACAGTTGGGCTGGATCAATTCCTTGGCAAATTGCAAGCATTTGAGACTACTCGGAGTGGATGACAATCCACTTAATGGCTTTCTTCCAAATTCTATTGGCAATCTTTCAACTTCGCTTGAAAAAATGTATGCATACAAATGCAACATACGGGGCAGCATTCCAGATGAAATTGGCAATTTGAGTGGCCTGACCATTTTAAGTCTGTACAGTAATAAGTTAAGCGGGATGCTGCCAATTACCATGAAAAATTTGGAAAAGCTTCAAGGGTTAGATCTTCACGACAACAAGATGAGCAAAACCTCCCTTGATTATCTATGCGTTTGGCAAAACTTGGCCGTAATATATTTGGGAGAAAATCAAATTTCAGGATCTATTCCAGAGTGCATAGGAAATGTTACTTCTTTGAGATATCTTTACCTAGGTTCCAACCTGTTAAACTCTAGTCTGCCTACCACTATATGGAACCTAAAAGATTTGTTGGTGCTTAACCTCTCCTCAAACTCACTGCGTGGAAGTTTACCTCCTGAGATTAGGAACTTAAAGGCAGCAATTTCTATTGATTTGTCTATCAATGAGATTTCAGGTGGTATTCCTAGCTCCATCGGAGATATGGTGAACTTGCAGAACCTTTTATTGGCATACAACAGATTGGAAGGATCAATCCCAGTGTCAATTGGCACGACTTTGAGCTTGGAATGGTTGGATCTTTCACACAATCATCTCACAGGTACGATTCCAATGTCACTAGAGAACCTTCGGTCTCTTGTTTACTTCAATGCCTCTTACAACAAGTTAAGAGGTGAAATACCATCCAAGGGCCCTTTTTCAAACTTCACTGGAGAATCCTTCATTTCAAATGAAGCACTTTGTGGAGCACCTAGGTTCCACGTTCCCTTATGCCCGGGTATTTCAGGTGGTCGATTGAGGACCAAAAAGTTGCGTCGAACTATATCTATTGTCTTTGGAGCATTTATATCAGTTGCAGTTGCCATGTTCCTGGGATTCGTCTATCTAAGATGTTCAAAGAAAGAACAAGCTCCTAGTGAAGGTGTTCTACCGTCAGCAGCAACACAGGAAAGAATCTCGTATTACAAACTGCTACAAGCAACTGACGGGTATAATGAGAGCAATCTGTTGGGCACAGGAAGTTTTGGATCAGTTTATAAAGGCACCCTTGATGATGGGAGGATTGTTGCAGTTAAAGTGTttaaaattcaacaagaagGAGCCTTCAATAGTTTCGATGCAGAATGTGAAGTATTGCGTAGCCTTCGTCATCGAAACCTGACGAAAGTCATTAGCAGCTGCTCAAACGAAGACTTCAAAGCATTGGTGCTTGAGTTTATGCCTAATGGAAGTCTTGAGAAATGGTTGTCTTCCCAAAACCATTTTCTTGAAATCAAGCAGAGATTAGACATATTGATTGATGTGGCATGTGCACTGCAATATCTGCACTACGGTCTTTCGACACCAGTGGTTCATTGTGATGTGAAGCCCGGTAATGTCCTACTTGATCAAGATATGGTTGCCCATGTGAGTGATTTTGGTGTTGCAAAGTTGCTGGGGCATGAGGACAGCTTTACATACACCAAAACATTAGCCACACTTGGCTATCTTGCTCCAG aGTATGGATTGGAAGGACTAATATCAACAAAATGCGATGTCTACAGTTTTGGAATCATGATTATGGAAGTCTTTACAAGAAAAAGTCCCAGTGACGAAATGTTTGGCGAAAATTTGACCCTGCAGAGTTGGGTGAGTGATTCTATGCCGGATGGACTGGCTCGTGTTGTAGATGATAATCTGCTGAGGCCTAATCATGAATACTTCGATGAAAAGTTGGACTGCATTTCATCAATCATGAAAGTGGCTGTGAATTGCACAAAGGAATCTCCAAGGGAGAGAAGCAATATGCATGATGTTCTTGCAGATCTAAAGAAGATCAAAACTCAGCTGCTGTCATGTTCGAAAGGAGGTCTAGAATATTACTAG
- the LOC113772442 gene encoding cytochrome P450 94A1-like: MLNIEISSSLLFCLLPLFLLFLISFIFTFRSSKESSSEQLPRSYPVIGSYLSVLANKDRLIQWTSDIVRSSPNLTFTLRRPLGYCQVYTANPATVQHILKSHFSVYEKGDIFRATLSDFLGDGIFNADGDKWKFQRQMSSHEFNTKSLRKYVETVVDTELSQRLIPILAAAAADKTVLDFQDILQRFAFDNICKIAFGYDPQYLLPSLPVAEFAVAFENATRISSDRFSSPFPLIWKIKRALNIGAEKKLSSAVRHVREFAQEIVKEKKQELKDNSELESGDLLSRFLSSGHSDETFVTDIVISFILAGRDTTSAALTWFFWLVYSHPEVEKGILREIREKSESPVYDEVKDMTYTHASLCETMRLYPPVPSDTKEASKDDVLPDGTVVRKGTRVTYHPFAMGRVEAEWGSDWESFRPERWLERDAQSPGKWKFVAKDSYHYPVFQAGPRICLGKEFAFLQMQRVVAGVLRQFRVVPATQEGGAEPVFISYLTTKMKGGFPVRILERVIN, encoded by the coding sequence atgttGAACATTGAGATTTCATCATCGCTTCTGTTTTGCCTCCTTCCATTGTTCTTGCTGTTCCTCATCAGCTTCATATTTACTTTCAGAAGCAGCAAGGAGTCCAGCTCTGAGCAGCTCCCCAGATCATATCCAGTAATCGGCTCATACCTTTCAGTTTTGGCAAACAAGGACCGCCTCATTCAATGGACGTCAGACATTGTGAGAAGCTCCCCCAACTTGACATTCACCCTTCGCCGCCCTCTGGGCTATTGCCAGGTCTACACTGCCAACCCCGCCACCGTCCAACACATCCTCAAATCCCATTTTTCTGTTTATGAGAAGGGGGACATCTTCCGCGCAACTCTCTCGGACTTCCTAGGTGATGGCATCTTCAATGCCGATGGTGATAAATGGAAGTTCCAAAGGCAGATGTCCAGTCACGAATTCAACACCAAGTCCCTCCGTAAATATGTCGAGACCGTGGTAGACACCGAGCTCTCTCAACGCCTCATTCCCATCCTCGCCGCGGCAGCTGCTGATAAAACTGTTCTGGACTTTCAAGACATACTCCAGAGATTTGCATTTGATAACATCTGCAAAATAGCTTTCGGGTATGATCCTCAGTATTTGTTGCCATCTCTCCCTGTGGCCGAGTTTGCGGTTGCTTTCGAAAACGCAACTCGGATTAGCAGTGACAGATTCAGTTCGCCATTTCCTTTAATTTGGAAGATCAAACGGGCGTTGAATATTGGAGCAGAGAAGAAACTCAGCTCAGCTGTCCGTCATGTTCGGGAATTCGCTCAGGAGATCGtcaaagaaaagaagcaagaaCTCAAAGATAATTCAGAATTAGAATCAGGCGATCTGTTGTCCCGATTCTTGAGCTCGGGTCACTCGGATGAAACTTTTGTGACCGATATCGTGATAAGCTTTATCTTAGCTGGTCGGGACACAACATCTGCCGCATTGACATGGTTTTTCTGGTTAGTCTACAGCCACCCAGAGGTCGAAAAGGGAATTCTGAGAGAGATCAGAGAGAAGTCCGAATCTCCTGTGTACGATGAAGTGAAAGACATGACTTACACTCATGCTTCACTTTGCGAAACCATGAGACTGTATCCGCCAGTTCCTTCGGATACCAAGGAAGCGTCGAAAGATGATGTTTTGCCAGATGGGACGGTGGTGAGGAAGGGTACCAGGGTTACCTACCATCCCTTCGCAATGGGGAGAGTGGAGGCCGAGTGGGGGTCGGATTGGGAATCCTTCCGGCCCGAGAGGTGGTTGGAGAGGGATGCACAGTCCCCTGGAAAATGGAAATTCGTGGCTAAAGATTCATATCACTATCCTGTATTTCAGGCTGGGCCCAGGATTTGTCTCGGGAAGGAATTTGCTTTCTTGCAGATGCAGAGGGTGGTTGCTGGAGTGTTGCGCCAATTTAGGGTGGTGCCGGCAACGCAGGAAGGAGGAGCTGAGCCTGTGTTCATCTCGTACCTGACCACCAAGATGAAGGGCGGTTTCCCTGTGAGGATTCTGGAGAGGGTAATTAACTAA